In Bacillus horti, the following proteins share a genomic window:
- the cntE gene encoding staphylopine family metallophore export MFS transporter CntE, with protein MMATSWPFLRLYALAFLFFSANSILNVIVPLRSETLGASNTEIGFIMGVYMLTCMFCRPWAGHIVHKYGPIKVLRTLLIVNGLALMIYTVSGLEGFFAARLLQGVATAFFSMALQMGIIDSLPEKERSQGVSLYSLFTYLPTVIGPLIALGIWEWGGMNAFTIAMVGIALTTALFGYGTDMQQQQLSQLEEKDKHTGTGFITSFHQLVTNPQLSTSSLIMLMTSVVFGAVTTFIPLYANQMEHGNAGIYLMLQAGTIVLARFTLRKRIPSDGQWHPKLIVGVIILIAIAAQLLASTSILGSFVMYVAAVIMGLAQAIVYPTLMTFLTFTLTSANRNVLIGLFIAMADLGISLGGIAMGPIADRFSYSTMYTCCAGMAVGLALFAYWRGKKLRVKI; from the coding sequence ATGATGGCGACCTCGTGGCCGTTTCTGCGCCTATACGCGCTTGCCTTTTTATTTTTTTCTGCCAACTCTATTCTTAACGTCATTGTGCCCCTTCGAAGTGAGACTCTTGGAGCTAGCAACACAGAGATAGGTTTCATTATGGGTGTCTATATGCTGACATGTATGTTTTGTCGTCCATGGGCAGGGCATATTGTGCATAAATATGGGCCTATTAAAGTTTTACGTACTTTGTTGATTGTGAATGGCTTGGCTCTGATGATTTACACCGTTTCTGGGTTAGAGGGCTTTTTTGCTGCTCGCTTACTGCAAGGAGTAGCTACTGCATTCTTTTCTATGGCTTTGCAAATGGGTATTATTGATAGCTTACCAGAGAAGGAACGCTCTCAGGGTGTATCTTTGTATTCCTTATTTACCTATTTACCTACGGTTATTGGACCGTTGATCGCTTTAGGTATCTGGGAATGGGGCGGAATGAATGCATTTACGATAGCTATGGTTGGGATTGCCCTCACTACGGCATTATTTGGCTATGGTACGGATATGCAACAGCAGCAGCTTTCTCAATTGGAGGAAAAGGATAAGCATACGGGCACAGGTTTTATCACATCATTTCATCAATTAGTGACGAATCCGCAGTTATCAACAAGTAGTCTGATCATGCTGATGACATCAGTTGTCTTTGGGGCGGTTACGACCTTTATCCCATTGTATGCGAATCAGATGGAGCATGGTAATGCAGGTATCTATCTTATGCTCCAGGCGGGGACAATTGTATTGGCTCGATTTACCCTGCGCAAACGAATCCCTTCAGATGGTCAGTGGCATCCGAAGCTCATTGTAGGTGTCATCATTCTTATAGCGATAGCTGCTCAATTGTTAGCCAGCACGTCTATCCTTGGCTCGTTTGTTATGTATGTAGCAGCCGTCATCATGGGTTTAGCTCAAGCGATCGTCTATCCTACATTAATGACCTTTTTAACCTTTACGTTAACATCCGCAAACCGTAATGTGTTAATTGGTCTGTTTATTGCCATGGCTGATCTAGGTATTTCACTAGGAGGGATAGCGATGGGGCCAATTGCGGATCGATTCTCTTACTCTACTATGTACACTTGCTGTGCAGGTATGGCTGTAGGACTAGCTTTGTTTGCTTATTGGAGAGGAAAAAAACTAAGAGTTAAGATTTAG
- a CDS encoding DUF898 family protein, whose protein sequence is METVVQTTEQAHSAQIKTDSYFDGGLLQFIGWCILGFLVTVCTLGICYPWALCMVYGWKINHTVVEGRRLKFHGTAIGLFGNWIKWFLLCLITLGIYSFWLFIALEKWKAKHTTFA, encoded by the coding sequence ATGGAAACAGTAGTTCAGACTACGGAACAAGCTCATTCAGCTCAGATTAAAACAGATTCTTATTTTGATGGAGGGCTATTACAATTTATTGGTTGGTGTATCCTTGGTTTTTTAGTTACCGTGTGTACTTTAGGGATTTGCTATCCTTGGGCCTTATGCATGGTTTATGGCTGGAAAATTAATCATACCGTTGTTGAAGGTAGAAGGCTAAAATTTCATGGGACAGCCATTGGATTGTTTGGGAACTGGATTAAGTGGTTCTTATTATGCTTAATTACTTTAGGTATTTATAGCTTTTGGTTATTTATTGCCTTAGAGAAATGGAAAGCTAAACACACTACGTTTGCCTAA
- a CDS encoding DEAD/DEAH box helicase: MNIIPVTDAQKFYLTKELSPLRNVKLELQSQAIRLQKGFERLICLSEIHIEPRPWQLESALKTLRDMQGSAILADEVGLGKTIEAGLILKELLTRGLIKSVLVLTPAPLVEQWKEEMHEKFDIQLNDLKEEDWENKQLLISSMPYLIRSEERKGKIKERFFDLLIVDEAHSLKNHNTATYKYVYTIQKNNALLMSATPIQNDMRELYNLVNILKPGYLKSRKSFRDEYIVNRYTPKNIENLKTLLNDVMIRHRRADTLVELPRRIVKTLEIELTDIEREFHNGVIDFCRDIYKKYVDGLIPIGWDKSEVHLIVILLMSLLKQNCSSPHSALKTLKNKMYPKLVGESDQQICQYLISIGEKITYPSKAIELLKHIKNTKEQVIIYSEYRATIELLEIFLRENELSVVTYHGGLSTAQKQLSIHKFKNQDSQVFLSSESGGQGLNLQFCHRLFNYDLPWNPMRIEQRIGRVHRFGQTKNVEIYTMPTKGTIDEYLLYILTSKVNLFEIVIGELDTILSYMKNENESLEVRIGKIILDSLNSKDIEQKLRAIGDELLLAKEEFEEDVDQSTKILNKIGVGC, translated from the coding sequence TTGAATATTATCCCTGTAACTGATGCTCAAAAATTCTACTTGACCAAAGAATTATCTCCTTTAAGAAATGTAAAGCTAGAATTGCAGTCTCAGGCAATTCGTTTACAGAAAGGCTTCGAACGATTAATTTGCTTATCAGAAATACATATCGAACCACGTCCTTGGCAGCTAGAGTCAGCCTTAAAAACATTACGCGATATGCAAGGAAGTGCAATATTAGCTGATGAGGTCGGGCTTGGAAAAACAATTGAAGCTGGACTTATTTTAAAAGAGTTGTTAACTAGAGGACTTATTAAATCTGTCCTGGTACTCACTCCAGCTCCTTTAGTTGAACAGTGGAAAGAAGAAATGCACGAAAAATTCGATATTCAGTTAAATGATTTAAAAGAAGAGGATTGGGAAAACAAACAACTTCTAATATCTTCTATGCCTTATTTAATTAGATCAGAAGAAAGAAAGGGCAAAATTAAGGAACGCTTCTTTGATCTTCTAATAGTTGATGAAGCTCATTCTCTGAAAAACCACAACACTGCCACTTACAAATATGTATACACCATTCAAAAGAACAATGCGCTTCTTATGTCCGCAACCCCAATCCAAAATGATATGAGAGAATTATATAATCTAGTTAATATTCTTAAACCAGGATATTTAAAAAGCAGGAAAAGTTTCCGGGACGAATATATTGTGAACCGTTATACTCCTAAAAATATAGAAAACCTAAAAACTCTGTTAAATGATGTCATGATTCGTCACAGGCGAGCTGATACACTTGTTGAACTCCCTAGAAGAATTGTCAAAACCTTAGAGATTGAACTTACAGATATAGAAAGAGAGTTCCATAATGGCGTGATTGATTTCTGTAGAGATATCTATAAGAAATATGTTGATGGACTAATACCAATAGGTTGGGATAAATCTGAAGTTCACCTTATTGTTATTTTATTAATGTCATTGTTAAAACAAAATTGTAGTAGTCCGCATTCGGCGCTAAAAACTCTAAAGAATAAAATGTATCCAAAATTAGTTGGAGAAAGTGACCAACAAATTTGCCAATACTTAATTTCTATTGGCGAAAAAATAACATATCCCTCTAAGGCGATAGAATTATTGAAACATATAAAAAACACTAAAGAACAGGTGATAATTTACTCGGAATATCGAGCTACTATTGAATTATTAGAGATTTTTTTAAGAGAAAATGAATTATCTGTTGTAACTTATCACGGAGGACTATCCACTGCACAAAAACAATTATCAATCCATAAATTTAAAAATCAAGATTCTCAAGTATTCTTATCCTCTGAGTCTGGTGGTCAGGGTTTAAATCTACAATTTTGCCATAGACTTTTCAACTATGATTTACCTTGGAACCCTATGCGTATTGAACAAAGAATTGGAAGAGTACACCGTTTTGGGCAAACGAAGAACGTTGAAATTTACACTATGCCTACTAAAGGAACTATAGACGAATATCTACTCTATATATTAACATCCAAAGTGAATTTATTTGAAATTGTAATTGGAGAGTTGGATACGATACTTTCCTATATGAAGAATGAAAATGAATCACTAGAGGTACGTATTGGAAAGATTATTTTGGATTCTTTAAATTCAAAAGATATTGAGCAAAAGTTACGCGCAATAGGCGATGAGCTATTATTAGCTAAAGAAGAATTTGAAGAAGACGTTGACCAATCCACCAAAATTTTAAATAAAATAGGAGTGGGCTGTTAA
- a CDS encoding ABC transporter substrate-binding protein has protein sequence MIMNRLMKPSLWRRSGLALATAVIIFVTAACSGGTTTGSSSDSYPMTIDNCGREITIQEQPKNLYVIGGEAGTIVHAAGGADVVHTFSPLPNEPLGEATGPLGEANQAPIRTASEMSREMIVGADPDLLVTFGLSGFDPEDLEAVGIPTIVISGYCGGFGAGQSMIEDPIEGILEDIQLLGKVLGTEEQAQASITDIRTRIDAVKERVEQSAPAGLLTAPLYVNGPDSGIGGYGRRSMLHQQMEYLGLTNIFEGANERYFEPSIESFIDAAPDRIIALYMPGSTTEDEVQSILLERPDLSQVPAIVNENILAIDFFYSGHGTLAIDGLERIADLIVGVE, from the coding sequence ATGATTATGAATCGTTTAATGAAACCATCCTTATGGCGGAGATCAGGACTGGCTCTAGCTACTGCTGTCATTATTTTTGTTACCGCAGCTTGCTCTGGAGGGACAACGACTGGTTCCTCCTCCGACAGTTATCCAATGACCATAGACAATTGTGGTCGTGAGATTACCATTCAAGAGCAGCCAAAGAATTTGTATGTGATAGGGGGAGAGGCGGGGACGATTGTCCATGCTGCTGGAGGAGCTGATGTAGTGCACACATTTTCACCACTGCCTAACGAGCCTCTTGGGGAAGCAACAGGTCCTTTAGGAGAAGCTAATCAGGCTCCTATTCGAACGGCATCGGAAATGTCTCGGGAGATGATTGTTGGTGCCGATCCAGATCTATTAGTAACGTTTGGATTAAGTGGTTTTGATCCTGAGGATTTAGAGGCAGTAGGTATTCCTACGATTGTTATCAGTGGCTATTGTGGTGGATTTGGGGCTGGTCAGTCAATGATCGAAGATCCTATTGAGGGTATCCTAGAAGATATTCAACTGTTAGGAAAGGTTTTGGGCACGGAAGAACAGGCTCAAGCTTCTATCACAGATATTCGCACAAGAATTGATGCAGTAAAAGAGCGTGTGGAGCAATCAGCTCCAGCTGGGCTACTGACCGCTCCGCTATACGTGAATGGGCCTGATAGTGGAATTGGTGGATACGGTAGACGAAGTATGCTTCATCAACAAATGGAGTATTTAGGACTAACGAATATTTTTGAAGGCGCCAATGAACGTTATTTTGAACCTAGTATTGAATCCTTCATTGATGCCGCACCTGATAGAATTATTGCCCTGTATATGCCAGGCAGTACCACGGAGGATGAAGTTCAATCTATTCTCTTAGAGCGTCCAGATCTTAGTCAAGTACCTGCTATTGTAAATGAAAATATTTTGGCGATAGACTTCTTCTACTCTGGTCACGGTACACTAGCCATTGACGGCTTGGAGCGTATTGCTGACTTGATTGTAGGGGTAGAGTAA